From Anopheles arabiensis isolate DONGOLA chromosome 3, AaraD3, whole genome shotgun sequence, a single genomic window includes:
- the LOC120902485 gene encoding retinol dehydrogenase 14 isoform X3, with translation MEGKTVIITGANSGIGKETARDLAKRGARVIMACRNMETAKQAQEEIMAETGNTKLLIKHVDISSLASVRAFAKEIVATEPVIDVLIHNAGVAQGFNNKVTSDGLEFTMATNYYGPFLLTHLLIDLLKRSDQGRIVIVSSKLYQFASLNPANINSINPINYFSLFPIHLYNLSKFAEIMFTQELARRLRGTKVTANCLHPGVIDTGIWRNVPFPISILFKPIQMCFRTPEEGARTSIYLSVSPDVEQISGQYFRGCRVHQLNRRVQHVARQHDLWEASKKLVKLTADDPQI, from the exons ATGGAGGGTAAGACGGTCATCATTACCGGCGCAAACTCGGGCATTGGCAAGGAAACTGCCCGCGATTTGGCTAAACGAGGCGCCCGCGTCATTATGGCGTGCCGGAACATGGAGACGGCCAAGCAGGCGCAAG AGGAAATAATGGCCGAAACGGGCAACACGAAGCTGCTCATCAAGCACGTCGACATCAGCTCGCTCGCCTCCGTCCGCGCGTTCGCGAAGGAGATCGTCGCGACCGAGCCCGTGATCGACGTGCTGATACACAATGCCGGTGTGGCGCAGGGCTTCAACAACAAGGTCACATCGGACGGGCTGGAGTTTACGATGGCGACCAACTACTACGGACCGTTCTTGCTGACCCATCTGCTGATAGATTTGCTCAAGCGGTCCGACCAGGGCCGCATCGTGATCGTGTCGTCCAAGCTGTACCAGTTCGCTTCGCTCAATCCGGCCAACATTAACAGCATCAATCCGATCAACTACTTCTCGCTCTTCCCCATCCACCTGTACAATCTGTCCAAGTTTGCCGAGATTATGTTCACGCAGGAGCTGGCCCGCCGGCTGCGCGGTACGAAGGTGACGGCCAACTGCCTACATCCGGGCGTAATCGATACCGGCATCTGGCGCAACGTGCCGTTCCCGATCAGCATACTGTTCAAGCCGATCCAGATGTGCTTCCGCACGCCGGAGGAAGGGGCGCGAACGAGCATCTATCTGTCGGTGTCGCCGGACGTGGAGCAGATCAGCGGCCAGTACTTCCGGGGCTGCAGGGTGCATCAGCTGAACCGGCGTGTGCAGCACGTCGCCCGGCAGCACGATCTGTGGGAAGCGTCCAAGAAGCTGGTGAAGCTGACGGCCGACGATCCACAGATTTAG
- the LOC120902485 gene encoding retinol dehydrogenase 14 isoform X1: protein MSPLGFNDPLSAVASVVTGVAIVLSLIKYYLYLTCGHFTSSRKMEGKTVIITGANSGIGKETARDLAKRGARVIMACRNMETAKQAQEEIMAETGNTKLLIKHVDISSLASVRAFAKEIVATEPVIDVLIHNAGVAQGFNNKVTSDGLEFTMATNYYGPFLLTHLLIDLLKRSDQGRIVIVSSKLYQFASLNPANINSINPINYFSLFPIHLYNLSKFAEIMFTQELARRLRGTKVTANCLHPGVIDTGIWRNVPFPISILFKPIQMCFRTPEEGARTSIYLSVSPDVEQISGQYFRGCRVHQLNRRVQHVARQHDLWEASKKLVKLTADDPQI, encoded by the exons ATGTCGCCACTCGGGTTCAACGATCCGCTGTCGGCGGTGGCATCCGTAGTCACGGGAGTTGCGATCGTACTGTCACTAATCAAATACTACCTCTACCTTACCTGCGGGCACTTTACCTCATCT CGAAAGATGGAGGGTAAGACGGTCATCATTACCGGCGCAAACTCGGGCATTGGCAAGGAAACTGCCCGCGATTTGGCTAAACGAGGCGCCCGCGTCATTATGGCGTGCCGGAACATGGAGACGGCCAAGCAGGCGCAAG AGGAAATAATGGCCGAAACGGGCAACACGAAGCTGCTCATCAAGCACGTCGACATCAGCTCGCTCGCCTCCGTCCGCGCGTTCGCGAAGGAGATCGTCGCGACCGAGCCCGTGATCGACGTGCTGATACACAATGCCGGTGTGGCGCAGGGCTTCAACAACAAGGTCACATCGGACGGGCTGGAGTTTACGATGGCGACCAACTACTACGGACCGTTCTTGCTGACCCATCTGCTGATAGATTTGCTCAAGCGGTCCGACCAGGGCCGCATCGTGATCGTGTCGTCCAAGCTGTACCAGTTCGCTTCGCTCAATCCGGCCAACATTAACAGCATCAATCCGATCAACTACTTCTCGCTCTTCCCCATCCACCTGTACAATCTGTCCAAGTTTGCCGAGATTATGTTCACGCAGGAGCTGGCCCGCCGGCTGCGCGGTACGAAGGTGACGGCCAACTGCCTACATCCGGGCGTAATCGATACCGGCATCTGGCGCAACGTGCCGTTCCCGATCAGCATACTGTTCAAGCCGATCCAGATGTGCTTCCGCACGCCGGAGGAAGGGGCGCGAACGAGCATCTATCTGTCGGTGTCGCCGGACGTGGAGCAGATCAGCGGCCAGTACTTCCGGGGCTGCAGGGTGCATCAGCTGAACCGGCGTGTGCAGCACGTCGCCCGGCAGCACGATCTGTGGGAAGCGTCCAAGAAGCTGGTGAAGCTGACGGCCGACGATCCACAGATTTAG
- the LOC120902485 gene encoding retinol dehydrogenase 14 isoform X2, translating into MSPLGFNDPLSAVASVVTGVAIVLSLIKYYLYLTCGHFTSSRKMEGKTVIITGANSGIGKETARDLAKRGARVIMACRNMETAKQAQDEIVKETGNQNVTVLKLDLSSQASVREFAAEVLRTERKLDVLVHNAGFAETFRKTQSVDGIEFTMATNHYGPFLLTHLLIDLLKRSAPSRIVVVASELYRFASVNLNNLNPVGSLPAYLYYVSKCANIMFTRELARRLEGTSVTANCLHPGMIDSGIWRNVPFPLTLPMRVIKSFFKTNVEGAQTSLYLACSEEVQGVSGKYFMDCKEASLSAGISDMEKARKLWDESAKIVKLTESDPKI; encoded by the exons ATGTCGCCACTCGGGTTCAACGATCCGCTGTCGGCGGTGGCATCCGTAGTCACGGGAGTTGCGATCGTACTGTCACTAATCAAATACTACCTCTACCTTACCTGCGGGCACTTTACCTCATCT CGAAAGATGGAGGGTAAGACGGTCATCATTACCGGCGCAAACTCGGGCATTGGCAAGGAAACTGCCCGCGATTTGGCTAAACGAGGCGCCCGCGTCATTATGGCGTGCCGGAACATGGAGACGGCCAAGCAGGCGCAAG ATGAGATAGTGAAGGAAACGGGCAACCAGAACGTAACCGTGCTGAAGCTTGACCTCAGCTCCCAGGCCTCCGTGCGCGAGTTTGCCGCGGAGGTGCTGCGCACGGAGCGCAAGCTGGACGTGCTGGTCCACAATGCCGGGTTTGCGGAAACGTTCCGCAAGACGCAATCGGTGGACGGTATCGAGTTCACGATGGCCACCAACCACTACGGCCCGTTTCTGCTGACCCATCTGCTGATCGATCTGCTCAAGCGCTCCGCACCGAGCCGCATCGTCGTGGTGGCGTCCGAGCTGTACCGCTTCGCCTCGGTCAATCTGAACAACCTGAACCCGGTCGGCAGCCTGCCCGCCTACCTGTACTACGTGTCCAAGTGTGCGAACATTATGTTCACCCGGGAGCTGGCCCGCCGGCTCGAGGGCACGTCCGTGACGGCCAACTGTCTGCATCCGGGGATGATCGATTCCGGCATCTGGCGCAACGTACCGTTCCCGCTGACGCTGCCGATGCGCGTCATCAAGAGCTTCTTCAAGACGAACGTGGAGGGCGCGCAAACGTCACTGTATCTGGCCTGCTCGGAGGAGGTGCAGGGCGTCAGCGGCAAGTACTTCATGGACTGCAAGGAGGCGAGCCTGAGCGCGGGCATCAGCGACATGGAGAAGGCGCGCAAGCTGTGGGACGAGTCGGCGAAAATTGTCAAGCTGACGGAGAGCGATCCTAAAATCTAA
- the LOC120903377 gene encoding protein sly1 homolog, which translates to MATLKDRQINAIKQMLNLNQPITKAISAEPVWKLLIYDRVGQDIISPLISIRELREMGITLHIQLHSDRDSIPDVPAIYFCAATEENLGRIAQDFQNGLYDVYHLNFIAPISRQRLEDLAAAALQAGCVANIHKVYDQYLNFITLEDDMFVLKHQNSDALSYYAINRANTEDVEMENIMDSIVDSLFAVFVTLGTVPIIRCPKNSAAEMVARKLEKKLRENLWDARNNLFHMDATQTGAFSFQRPLLVLLDRTIDMATPLHHTWTYQALAHDVLELALNRVVVEEDPSADQQQQYGATGAKPKMKACDLDARDRFWCTHKGSPFPTVAEAIQEELEQYRSSEEEIKKLKTTMGIDGESDAAFSMVNDNTAKLTSAVNSLPQLLEKKRLIDMHTKIATSILNYIKSRRLDSFFELEEKIMSKQALDRALSEVLKDPEFGLPEDKMRLFIIYYICSNVSDGEFKRIEETLRECGCDLSPLPYIQRWKSIMKSTLTNSNQYEGSGTKTVSMFSKLVSQGSSFVMEGVKNLVVKRHNLPVTKITEQLMECRSGGGSEVDDYLYLDPKLLKGSDVVPKNRAPFQDAIVFVVGGGNYIEYQNLVDFIKSKQSTNSIRRIIYGASTLTNAKQFLKQLSLLGQEIGGV; encoded by the exons CCAGCTACATTCCGACCGTGATTCCATACCGGACGTACCGGCGATATACTTCTGTGCGGCGACGGAAGAAAACCTGGGCCGCATCGCGCAAGACTTCCAGAACGGGCTGTACGACGTGTACCATCTGAACTTTATCGCGCCCATCTCCCGGCAGAGGCTGGAGGATCTGGCCGCGGCCGCACTGCAGGCGGGATGCGTAGCGAACATTCACAAGGTGTACGACCAGTACCTGAACTTCATCACCCTGGAGGACGATATGTTTGTGCTGAAGCACCAGAACAGCGATGCTCTTTCGTATTACG CTATTAATCGTGCCAACACGGAAGACGTCGAGATGGAAAACATTATGGACAGCATTGTGGACAGCCTGTTCGCGGTGTTCGTAACGCTCGGCACGGTGCCCATCATACGCTGCCCGAAGAACAGTGCCGCCGAAATGGTCGCCCGCAAGCTGGAAAAGAAGCTGCGCGAAAATCTGTGGGACGCGCGCAACAATCTGTTCCACATGGACGCGACGCAGACGGGCGCGTTCAGCTTTCAGCGCccgctgttggtgctgctggatCGTACGATCGATATGGCGACACCGCTGCACCACACCTGGACGTACCAGGCGCTGGCGCACGACGTGCTCGAGCTCGCCCTGAACCGGGTCGTGGTGGAGGAAGATCCGTCggccgaccagcagcagcagtacgggGCGACCGGGGCCAAGCCAAAGATGAAGGCGTGCGATCTGGATGCGCGCGACCGGTTCTGGTGTACGCACAAGGGCAGCCCCTTCCCGACCGTTGCCGAAGCGATACAGGAGGAGCTGGAGCAGTACCGGTCGTCGGAGGAGGAAATCAAGAAGCTCAAAACGACCATGGGCATCGATGGCGAGTCGGACGCCGCCTTCTCGATGGTGAACGACAACACGGCCAAGCTGACGAGCGCCGTCAACTCGCTGCCGCAGCTGCTGGAGAAGAAGCGGCTGATCGACATGCACACCAAGATAGCGACCTCCATCCTGAACTACATCAAGTCCCGGCGGTTGGATTCGTTCTTTGAGCTGGAGGAAAAAATCATGTCCAAGCAGGCACTGGACCGGGCGCTCAGTGAGGTGCTGAAGGATCCCGAGTTTGGGCTGCCCGAGGACAAGATGCGACTGTTTATCATCTACTACATCTGCAGCAACGTGTCGGACGGGGAGTTTAAGCGGATCGAGGAGACGCTGCGGGAGTGCGGGTGTGATCTGTCCCCGCTACCGTAcatccagcggtggaa GAGCATCATGAAGAGCACGCTTACCAACTCGAACCAGTACGAGGGCAGTGGCACGAAGACGGTGTCCATGTTCTCGAAACTTGTATCGCAGGGGTCGTCGTTCGTGATGGAAGGCGTGAAGAACTTGGTGGTGAAAAGACAT AATCTTCCCGTAACCAAAATCACCGAACAGCTGATGGAATGCCGGTCCGGTGGCGGGTCGGAGGTGGACGACTATCTCTACCTCGACCCGAAGCTGCTCAAGGGCAGTGATGTGGTGCCGAAAAATCGGGCCCCCTTCCAGGACGCCATCGTGTTTGTGGTCGGCGGCGGTAACTACATCGAGTACCAGAATTTGGTGGACTTTATCAAATCCAAGCAAAGCACCAACAGCATCCGGCGCATCATTTACGGTGCCTCGACGCTAACGAATGCGAAACAGTTTTTAAAACAGCTGTCACTGCTCGGGCAGGAAATCGGTGGCGTATAG